From one Brachypodium distachyon strain Bd21 chromosome 4, Brachypodium_distachyon_v3.0, whole genome shotgun sequence genomic stretch:
- the LOC112268641 gene encoding uncharacterized protein LOC112268641, whose amino-acid sequence MTDKLFTDCLQYIAKCNVRDLNIEVRRPALITKLNFNFVEASNLLVRVSLCGIIVSDFNHVGAQPFNNLKVMNLHSVRVNDTILPNVRSLTIMDCSRVLKVDAMAISSIRSFHFKGGNASFYLQGDAFTDLYMYLDYRTTICCLISTEWFDNTIGKTSKLTALTICSNTLQAISLLLNDGRLPQLAKVNFQMLTELQLVIDDKQPVDLDSIFTFLRNCQCPNLKKIFVQLSTISDVQGVDDSPNLVKNRPAVGLENLEIVKITNLTWNNLEMQLVNFLFSQAINLHKMFLVSPNPFPLNMPGLLKEAVDKGQIVLTKSDDAMCWSFHSEAFANL is encoded by the exons ATGACTGACAAGCTCTTCACCGACTGCCTTCAATACATCGCCAAATGCAATGTGAGGGACCTCAACATTGAGGTGCGCCGACCTGCATTGATCACAAAACTCAATTTCAACTTCGTAGAGGCAAGCAACCTTCTGGTGCGCGTCTCACTCTGTGGTATAATTGTCTCCGACTTCAACCACGTGGGAGCCCAGCCCTTCAACAACCTCAAGGTCATGAACCTTCATTCTGTTCGCGTCAACGACACAATTTTG CCCAATGTGAGAAGCCTTACTATCATGGATTGTAGCAGAGTTCTCAAAGTGGATGCAATGGCGATTTCTAGCATCCGCTCCTTCCACTTCAAAGGCGGCAATGCATCATTCTATCTTCAGGGTGATGCCTTTACTGACCTTTATATGTACCTCGACTACAGAACCACGATCTGTTGCCTAATTTCCACTGAATGGTTTGATAACACCATAGGGAAAACTTCCAAACTCACTGCCCTAACCATATGCAGCAACACACTTCAG GCTATATCTTTGCTGCTCAATGATGGAAGACTTCCTCAATTGGCCAAGGTTAACTTTCAGATGTTGACCGAACTACAGTTGGTAATTGATGATAAGCAACCCGTCGACCTTGATAGCATTTTTACCTTTCTCAGAAATTGTCAGTGTCCTAATCTAAAGAAGATCTTTGTACAG CTTTCAACCATCAGCGATGTGCAGGGGGTGGATGATTCTCCTAACTTGGTCAAGAATCGGCCAGCGGTTGGATTAGAAAACCTTGAAATAGTAAAGATCACAAACTTGACTTGGAACAACTTGGAGATGCAGCTAGTGAACTTTTTGTTCAGCCAAGCCATCAACCTCCATAAGATGTTTCTGGTTTCTCCGAATCCTTTTCCATTGAATATGCCGGGTCTTCTCAAAGAAGCTGTGGACAAGGGCCAGATAGTCCTAACTAAGTCTGATGATGCCATGTGCTGGTCATTCCACTCGGAGGCCTTTGCCAACTTGTAG